A single genomic interval of Spinacia oleracea cultivar Varoflay chromosome 6, BTI_SOV_V1, whole genome shotgun sequence harbors:
- the LOC110787321 gene encoding uncharacterized protein, translating into MDAYCLELKTLADQLAGVGALVSNNRLVLRLIAGLNANYHGMAINLSRAKPSPSFTEARSSLCMEEKHKAQQADSGASLDGAALFASNPHEDSDGPPPSPHRSSQPRRGGHHGGRGHNNGKKGGRGKHKGGGNGGSSSGSQTGGGQPVQQQWGSWQ; encoded by the coding sequence ATGGATGCGTACTGTCTTGAACTAAAAACCCTAGCTGATCAACTCGCCGGCGTCGGTGCTCTGGTCTCTAACAATAGGCTCGTGTTGCGTCTCATTGCTGGCCTTAATGCCAACTATCACGGTATGGCAATTAATCTTTCTCGGGCAAAACCTTCGCCCTCTTTCACAGAGGCCAGATCGAGTTTGTGTATGGAGGAGAAGCACAAGGCCCAACAGGCCGATTCTGGTGCTTCCCTTGACGGCGCCGCTCTCTTTGCTTCCAACCCTCACGAGGATTCTGATGGTCCGCCACCTTCTCCCCACCGATCTAGCCAACCGCGTCGTGGAGGCCACCACGGTGGTCGGGGACACAACAATGGTAAGAAGGGTGGTCGGGGCAAACATAAAGGCGGTGGTAATGGAGGCAGCAGCTCCGGGTCACAAACCGGCGGTGGACAACCGGTGCAGCAACAGTGGGGATCCTGGCAGTAG